Genomic segment of Melospiza georgiana isolate bMelGeo1 chromosome 12, bMelGeo1.pri, whole genome shotgun sequence:
AAATATAGAATCGATGGCTGAACTTGTACCCAAACCTTTAAATGCCAAGAAACTGCATGTAAATGGCAATTATATTAAGGATGTGGATACTACAGATTTCGCTGAGTTTGAGGGGCTGGATTTGCTACATTTAGGCAGCAATCGGATTTCAGTGATCAAAGGAGATGTTTTCCGCAACCTTACAAATTTACGGAGATTGTACCTCAATGGCAATCAGATAGAGCGTCTGAGCCCAGAGATGTTTGCTGGCCTCCACAATTTGCAATATCTGTATTTGGAATACAATGTTATCAAAGAAATCCTAGCAGGCACCTTTGACTTAATGCCAAACTTGCAGTTGCTCTACCTGAACAACAATCTTCTGCGAAGTTTGCCAGCCTATATTTTTGCTGGTGCACCACTTGCTAGACTGAATCTGAGGAACAATCACTTCATGTATTTACCTGTAAGTGGTGTTCTTGATCAGCTAAAGTCTCTTACACAAATAGATTTGGAAGGTAATCCGTGGGACTGCACTTGTGATTTAGTTGCTTTAAAGCTCTGGCTTGAGAAGCTAAATGACGGTATTGTGGTGAAGGAATTGAAATGTGAGACACCTGTGCAGTTTGCTAACATAGAACTTAAGTCTCTGAAAAATGAGATTCTCTGTCCTAAGCTTTTAAACAAGCCATCTGCTCTGTTCACTAGTCCCATGCCTGCTGTTATTTTTACAACACCCCCGGGACCAGTCCGGAGTCCTCCTGGTGGCCCAGTTCCATTGTCCATCCTAATCCTGAGCATATTGGTTGTGCTGATTTTAACGGTGTTTGTTGCCTTTTGTCTTCTCGTTTTTGTGCTTCGGcgcaacaaaaaaccaaccataAAGCATGAAGGGATTGGAAACCAAGAGTGCAGTTCTATGCAACTGCAGCTAAGAAAGCACGATCACAAGTCAAACAAAAAAGATGGACTGGGTGCAGAGGCCTTCATTCCTCAGACCATTGAGCAGATGAGCAAAACTCATACCTGTGGCTTGAAAGAGTCTGAAACAGGCTTCACGTTTGCTGACCCACCAGGGCAAAAAGTCATTCTGAGAAATATGAATGACAAGGAGAAAGATTTGTTGCATGTGGATTCCAGAAAAAGACTTAGCACAATCGATGAACTGGATGAGTTATTCCCTGGAAGGGATTCCAATGTATTTATTCAAAATTTTCTTGAAAGTAAAAAGGAGTACAACAGCATAGGGGTCAGTGGCTTTGAAATACGTTACCCAGAGAAACTGCAAGACAAAAAAGCCAAGAAATCTCTAATAGGTGGTAATCATAGTAAAATTGTAGTAGAACAAAGAAAAAGTGAATATTTTGAACTAAAAGCTAAACTTCAAGGTTCACCTGACTACCTACAAGTCCTTGAAGAACAAACAGCTTTGAATAAAATATAGGTCATACAATCTTATTGCCTACAGAGGACATTTATTTAATGATGAAAGTGCCTTTTGTTGACTTTTAACTTCcaaatactatattatattgaTAGGCATAGAGGCAGGTGTATCCAAGGGTGTCTGATTAACTGTAGCTGTGTATGATTTGTCAAGTAGAGGAGAATTTCCTTAGTAGATTTTACTCCATAAAGCTCATGCCCTGTGGAATCCTGTAGGGATACTGCAAACTCTATTGCCAAAGGGATGCTTTATACACGTTACACTGAATTTAACCTCAAGAGGCATATATGTTTTGTATCTCAAATGCAAACCATCGTCTCCTTGTGATTTGTTAGAACAAACACAAGAAACCTGGTACTGATATTTGTACTTCAGCTGGGTCCTTCATCCTGCACGTGGATTTAAGTTGGTGGAACTGGAGTAATCCTTTGATTTGTGGTGTTCTAATGGCACTGTTTAAAGCTTACCTGGAAAGTAACAAGCATGCAAAGAGAGAACATTCAATAGTATGTGTAAATTGGTTACATTTATGGGCTGCATCTTGAAACCACTGGAATTATAATGATAAATTGTGTTTAAAATATACCATGCATTGCATACCTATGAAATAAATCTGACCACTTGAAGCATACATGTCtatacagaaaattaaaaaaaaaaaagaaaagaaagaaaatagttcAACCTGACTTCTGCAGTATTCGTGAcatctgaagaaaatatttgatatttatGCAGAATCTGTTCTAAGACTCATCTCCAATTAAAACTAGAGTTCCTTCTCAGTTACGTGAAACTCTTGCAACCCCAACAGGTTGTCCAAAATTGTCAAAGTGCTTACTGTGTGAGCgtagcagaaattatttttgtaatataATTCATATTTATGAAATACTTTGTATActacataggaaaaaaaatatgtactCCTTAATATGTATTTAATATGCCTGACTTGTTTTCCTGATCACAATGCATTAATCATTCAGtataaataaaaccagaacaaTATACCAAACAGCAACGGGGGATGTAATGTATAGCATCATCCAGAATTAAGTGATCAgataataatgatgataataataataataatgataataataataaaattgttCTGTACTATTCTCGTGAGATTAGCATATTACCTTATTTCAGATCTGTTACCAATGGTGCATTTTGAAATAGATTGATTACTTTTTTAGTATTGTGTCCCAGGCTGTTACTTGCCAtcaattttcttgcttttcaggTCTCTACAGCTTAATCTGAATACTTTTCACAAGCATTTACAGGAATTCATGCTAAGgggaatatttttattgcacATGCAGAAATGTTCTGTTCTTATCTCTCTGGCTGCTTTTAGTCAGCAAAATGTGATCAAAGCAGTGAACAATATGGGAAATCCTGTTCAAAACCACAGTGCAAAATGGATATAGTGGTCTCAGTTCAGAGGACTGTGTAGCTCACAACTAGAGAGTAAAAGCTTGGCTTTGTGAAGGCTGAATCTGAATAGCCAGGAAAAAAGGTAGGAGATTGGAAAATCCCCATTGTATCTCACTGATAGATGGTACTTTGACATGAGAATGGAGATATATTGGTAAAGCATCCTAGAAAAAAGGTAGGAGAATGGAAAATCCCCATTGTATCTCACTGATAGATGATACTTTGACATGAGAATGGTGATACATTGGTAAAGCATCCTAGAGCAAATCTATG
This window contains:
- the SLITRK4 gene encoding SLIT and NTRK-like protein 4 is translated as MILWLFLVLSSPVSSTTADADISVEICSVCSCVSVENVLYVNCEKVAVYRPNQLKPPWSNFYHLNFQNNLLIILYPNSFLNFTHAVSLQLGNNKLQNIEGGAFMGLSALKQLHLNNNELKILRADTFLGIENLEYLQADYNLIKFIERGAFNKLHKLKVLILNDNLISFLPDNIFRFASLTHLDIRGNRIQKLPYIGVLEHIGRIVELQLEDNPWNCTCDLLPLKAWLENMPYNIYIGEAICETPSDLYGRLLKETNKQELCSMGTGSDFDVRILPPSQLEPGYSTPNGHTTQTSVHRLVTKAPKTTNPSKISGIVAGKALSSRNLSQIVSYQTRVPPLTPCPLPCVCKTHPSDLGLSVNCQERNIESMAELVPKPLNAKKLHVNGNYIKDVDTTDFAEFEGLDLLHLGSNRISVIKGDVFRNLTNLRRLYLNGNQIERLSPEMFAGLHNLQYLYLEYNVIKEILAGTFDLMPNLQLLYLNNNLLRSLPAYIFAGAPLARLNLRNNHFMYLPVSGVLDQLKSLTQIDLEGNPWDCTCDLVALKLWLEKLNDGIVVKELKCETPVQFANIELKSLKNEILCPKLLNKPSALFTSPMPAVIFTTPPGPVRSPPGGPVPLSILILSILVVLILTVFVAFCLLVFVLRRNKKPTIKHEGIGNQECSSMQLQLRKHDHKSNKKDGLGAEAFIPQTIEQMSKTHTCGLKESETGFTFADPPGQKVILRNMNDKEKDLLHVDSRKRLSTIDELDELFPGRDSNVFIQNFLESKKEYNSIGVSGFEIRYPEKLQDKKAKKSLIGGNHSKIVVEQRKSEYFELKAKLQGSPDYLQVLEEQTALNKI